In Spinacia oleracea cultivar Varoflay chromosome 5, BTI_SOV_V1, whole genome shotgun sequence, a single window of DNA contains:
- the LOC110789972 gene encoding cytochrome P450 87A3, giving the protein MSYPILVSLLAVAIIIGITHWLYRMVNGNGNPTTYNGKLPLGSMGWPLLGETRQYFTPYTSFDVPPFVKQRIIRYGTIFKTSIVGTPLIISADPELNHIIFQQEGQSFQSWYPFTFTEIFGRENMSNLKDFMYKYLKNMVLSLFGHESLKNMISEVEDAVLKHLNQWCDMDTVELKDATAKDRSTRRVIGVGDRQE; this is encoded by the exons ATGTCGTACCCAATCCTAGTGAGCCTTTTAGCAGTGGCCATTATCATAGGCATCACACATTGGCTCTATAGAATGgttaatggtaatggtaatccAACCACATACAATGGCAAACTCCCGCTGGGATCAATGGGCTGGCCACTTCTTGGTGAAACACGTCAATACTTTACACCTTATACATCCTTCGACGTTCCCCCCTTTGTCAAACAACGTATCATCAG GTATGGGACAATATTCAAAACAAGTATAGTAGGTACGCCACTGATAATATCAGCAGATCCTGAACTAAACCACATAatatttcaacaagagggtcaaTCTTTTCAAAGCTGGTATCCATTCACATTTACAGAAATCTTTGGACGAGAAAATATGAGCAACTTAAAAGATTTCATGTACAAATACCTTAAAAACATGGTGCTAAGTCTGTTTGGTCATGAGAGCCTCAAAAACATGATATCTGAAGTTGAAGATGCAGTACTAAAACATCTGAATCAATGGTGCGACATGGATACGGTTGAGCTCAAAGACGCGACAGCTAAG